The Desulfosarcina sp. BuS5 genome segment GAATGCGTTGGTGATTGGCGTACTCGATTTATACAGAGGTTCAGGTCAGAAATCCATATCTGTAAACAACGAATCAGCTATTTATCAAGCCGGTTTAGGCTGGAACCGGTAATTGCCTCCATTGCAAATGAACACATAAAACTGACTAATAAAGGAGCGACGATTAGGGCATATGACCCTTCAACCAGCCTAAAAAGAGGATTCTCGCTTGTATACACAGACAAAGGCGATCTGGTAAAATCTCTATCGCAAATTCAAGTTGCGGATGTTTTGGAAACGGAATTCAGCGATGGGCATATTGTGAGCACTGTCAATAAGACCAAAAGGAAATAAAATACCTGAAAATCAAGATGACCTCAGCAAACTGACCTATGAACAAAAGGTGAAAAAACTGGATGAGATATTAACCCGGCTGGACAATTCCGAAACACCCATTGACAAGCTGGCAGCGGATGTCAAACTGGGTGCGAAACTCATCAAGGATCTGGATCAGAAACTGAAACAGGTTGAAACAGAAGTTCGTGATGCTTTCAAGGAGCTTGAGGATGAATCGGGAACAGAATGATAATGATGTTGTTTATGGGTTGCTCTTTTCTTTTTGTTCCAGAGGATGGCAAGCTATTCACGGTTTTAATGGATATATATTTACGTGGTGAACAATCGGATTTAACTAATTAGCGGAGAGCTAAGGGCATTTATTTTACAGTTCTTATTGAATTCCATAAGATACTGTATAATGAATTTTACACAAAATGAAAAGTGAGTATGATTGCATAGCAAAGATATATGATACTGTTCTTTACTTAGTTATTAAGCCTATAAGAATTGCAGTAATGAATGTGCTTTTTAAATACAAAGAAAAATCAATTTTAGATTTATGTTGTGGCACTGGTAATCAGCTTAAATTACTATCAAGAAACGGATTTAAAGATCTTCATTGTCTCGATATATCCAACCCAATGTTAGAAATAGCAAGAAAAAATGGTTCCCAGATAAAGATTTATACTGAAAATGCAACAAAAACAAGTTTTGAAAATGAATCATTTGCCATAGTACTTATCAGTTTCGCGTTACATGAAAAAAATAGAAGTACTCAAGAAAGTTTTATAAAAGAAGCACATAGGCTTATAAAAAAAAATGGCTTTATACTTATCGTTGATTATTATTTTGATAATAAAACAGCTAAATTGGTCAAAATAGGAATAAATATAATTGAAAGGATAGCAGGAAAAGAACATTATAATAACTTTAAAGGCTACATACGGAATAATGGATTGTTAAGTTTAATAAACAAAGATAAATTTAAACTTGTTAAAGCCCATAAAAGATTATTTAATGGGGTCATCGTTTCAATGTATCAAAAGACGATGACAAATCGTTAAATTTGATCCGCCATAAGCGGACAGGTGAACTCCACCGTTTATAACCAATGAAAAAGACAATCTAAAATTGTCATCTTTTGGTCACTTATTTAGATTGCTTGCGTCCG includes the following:
- the xseB gene encoding exodeoxyribonuclease VII small subunit, which translates into the protein MTYEQKVKKLDEILTRLDNSETPIDKLAADVKLGAKLIKDLDQKLKQVETEVRDAFKELEDESGTE
- a CDS encoding class I SAM-dependent methyltransferase produces the protein MKSEYDCIAKIYDTVLYLVIKPIRIAVMNVLFKYKEKSILDLCCGTGNQLKLLSRNGFKDLHCLDISNPMLEIARKNGSQIKIYTENATKTSFENESFAIVLISFALHEKNRSTQESFIKEAHRLIKKNGFILIVDYYFDNKTAKLVKIGINIIERIAGKEHYNNFKGYIRNNGLLSLINKDKFKLVKAHKRLFNGVIVSMYQKTMTNR